Proteins encoded together in one Prunus dulcis chromosome 3, ALMONDv2, whole genome shotgun sequence window:
- the LOC117622728 gene encoding proline-rich receptor-like protein kinase PERK2: protein MQPTMSYMRLAIISISFTTFSILCDARIFAQFLKSQDTELEKKLKAINHLELDLPLPSSNGKPLEVSPPFSFPPFDSLAPLPLPGNVPLPPYCANPPFSQNPPQPNTPSSSSSPSSSAPTCSPIPKPPTANGPTPHPPGPPTTIPSPPKNPPSPPKPVPGPPALAPPVAYPPPSGPTSPPQKKPPQSGAVWCVAKPAVPGPIVQEALDYACGSGADCKSIQPNGSCYKPDTLLSHASYAFNSYWQSTRAAGGTCDFGGTAMIVTVDPSFDGCHFFYNG from the exons ATGCAGCCCACAATGTCTTACATGAGATTGGCCATCATCTCCATTTCATTCACAACTTTCTCCATTTTATGTG ATGCAAGAATTTTTGCACAATTCTTAAAATCCCAAGACACAGAATTAGAGAAGAAGCTGAAAGCAATAAATCACTTAGAGTTAGATTTACCATTGCCTTCCTCAAATGGTAAGCCACTAGAGGTAAGTCCTCCCTTCTCTTTCCCACCCTTTGATTCACTGGCACCACTTCCCTTGCCTGGAAATGTTCCTCTTCCTCCATACTGTGCAAATCCACCATTTTCCCAAAACCCACCTCAACCAAATACTCCTTCAtcttcctcctccccttcATCTTCTGCACCCACTTGCTCACCCATCCCAAAACCACCAACTGCAAATGGGCCCACCCCTCACCCACCTGGCCCACCCACCACAATTCCAAGCCCACCCAAAAATCCTCCATCCCCACCCAAGCCTGTCCCAGGCCCACCAGCCTTGGCCCCGCCTGTAGCTTACCCTCCACCATCAGGGCCCACGAGCCCTCCACAGAAAAAGCCACCACAGTCTGGGGCGGTCTGGTGTGTGGCCAAGCCAGCCGTGCCTGGCCCAATAGTCCAAGAGGCCCTGGACTATGCGTGTGGGTCTGGTGCAGACTGCAAGTCAATCCAGCCCAATGGGTCCTGCTATAAACCAGACACATTGTTGTCCCATGCTTCGTACGCCTTCAACAGCTACTGGCAGAGCACCAGGGCTGCCGGTGGCACTTGTGATTTTGGAGGGACTGCCATGATTGTCACAGTTGATCCAA GTTTTGATGGATGCCATTTCTTCTACAACGGATGA
- the LOC117621012 gene encoding uncharacterized protein LOC117621012, which yields MALKEAASLTSLKHQEQEQEEERERFIVLSSTCKVVEYLQPVMSKELLCKFPDNSAFDFDYTQSSIWSPLVPRAHAPMDLDLDFDFMTPRKLNFEMGLELESHSSIKKVSSSIKKKISTAGFNISRSALKNKMKKKKKKKSKMALASDFSPTPVKVHCNPLASKVWNKVLKAASKHFKKKKRDPMDHVRLSNYLRDGNI from the exons ATGGCATTAAAAGAAGCAGCTTCACTCACTTCACTGAAACaccaagaacaagaacaagaagaagaaagagagaggttCATAGTTTTGAGCAGCACTTGCAAAGTGGTGGAGTATTTGCAGCCAGTGATGTCAAAAGAGCTTCTCTGCAAGTTTCCAGACAACTCTGCTTTCGATTTTGACTACACTCAGAGTTCAATATGGTCCCCTTTGGTCCCTCGAGCTCATGCTCCCATGGATTTGGACTTGGATTTCGATTTCATGACGCCAAGGAAGCTCAATTTCGAGATGGGGTTGGAGTTGGAAAGTCACAGCAGCATCAAGAAAGTCAGTTCTAGTATTAAGAAGAAGATCTCCACCGCTGGATTTAATATTAGCAGGAGTGCTTTGAAgaacaagatgaagaagaagaagaagaagaagagcaagaTGGCATTGGCTTCTGATTTCTCTCCAACTCCTGTTAAGGTTCATTGTAACCCCTTAGCCTCAAAG GTATGGAATAAGGTGCTAAAAGCTGCCTCTAAACatttcaagaaaaagaagagagatcCCATGGACCATGTGAGGCTCTCCAATTATCTGAGAGATGGAAATATTTGA